One Brassica napus cultivar Da-Ae chromosome A1, Da-Ae, whole genome shotgun sequence genomic region harbors:
- the LOC106349676 gene encoding glucan endo-1,3-beta-glucosidase 14 translates to MGTEEESVSVELPAPSSWKKLFFPNKVGSVKKTEIVFVAPTGEEISNRKQLDQYLKSHPGNPSITEFDWTTSGTPRRSARISDKKTKSTPSPDKEPPKKRGRTKSSGSKKDAEEEGEKPEDTEMSPLKGTEESVTVKDGSGETKDDMVAEKTPVQEAVGESMKEQTPDLVGESSKERVESQTDKEEETGSVVASQTAVAFIGTYGVNYGRIADNLPSPESVATLLKSAKIRNIRIYDADHSVLTAFRNTGIEIIVGLGNEFLKDISVAEDRAMTWVKENVEPFIRGGTRISGIAVGNEILGGTTIELWEVLLPAAKNVYYALRRLGLHNMVEVSSPHSEAVFQNSYPPSSCTFRDDVAPFMKPLLTFFWQIGSPFYINAYPFLAYKSDSKEIDLNYAIFEHTKGIYDPKTKLHYDNMFDAMVDASYAALEKAGFPKVQVIVSETGWASKGDPDEAGASVKNARTYNRNLKKRLKKRKGTPYRPNMAVKAYVFALFNENLKPGPTSERNFGLFKPDGSIAYDIGFKGLKDSSATRCGFGTSLNALVSACVVMFLLLHRFV, encoded by the exons ATGGGTACAGAAGAGGAAAGTGTATCTGTGGAGCTACCAGCACCTTCTTCATGGAAAAAACTG ttttttcCAAACAAAGTGGGATCAGTGAAGAAAACAGAGATTGTGTTTGTTGCTCCAACGGGTGAAGAGATCAGTAACAGGAAGCAGCTGGACCAGTACCTCAAATCTCACCCTGGAAACCCTTCAATCACTGAGTTTGATTGGACCACCAGTGGGACGCCTAGGAGATCTGCAAGGATCAGTGATAAGAAGACTAAGTCAACTCCCTCTCCAGATAAAGAGCCGCCTAAGAAGCGAGGTAGAACTAAATCTTCAGGATCAAAGAAAGAtgcagaagaagaaggtgagAAACCAGAGGATACTGAGATGTCTCCTCTTAAGGGAACGGAGGAGAGTGTAACTGTTAAGGATGGCTCTGGTGAAACAAAAGACGACATGGTTGCAGAGAAGACTCCTGTTCAAGAAGCTGTTGGTGAGTCGATGAAGGAGCAAACACCGGATCTAGTTGGAGAGAGTAGTAAGGAGAGAGTGGAGTCTCAGACAGACAAAGAAGAGGAGACTGGCTCGGTCG TCGCTTCACAAACGGCCGTGGCATTCATTGGAACATACGGTGTAAACTACGGTCGCATAGCCGACAACCTCCCATCTCCTGAATCAGTAGCAACTCTCCTTAAATCAGCAAAGATCAGAAACATACGTATCTACGACGCTGATCACTCCGTCCTCACGGCCTTCCGTAACACCGGGATAGAGATCATCGTTGGCCTAGGCAATGAGTTTCTCAAGGACATTAGCGTTGCGGAAGACCGAGCCATGACTTGGGTTAAAGAAAACGTCGAGCCTTTCATACGAGGTGGTACTAGAATTAGCGGTATAGCCGTGGGAAACGAGATTTTAGGTGGCACCACTATCGAGCTTTGGGAAGTTCTTTTACCTGCGGCCAAGAACGTTTACTACGCTCTTCGCCGTCTCGGACTTCACAATATGGTCGAG GTGTCGAGTCCACACTCGGAAGCGGTGTTTCAGAACTCGTATCCACCGTCATCATGCACGTTCAGGGACGATGTGGCGCCGTTTATGAAGCCGTTGTTAACATTTTTCTGGCAAATTGGGTCGCCGTTCTACATTAACGCTTACCCTTTTCTAGCTTATAAATCTGATTCAAAGGAAATTGACCTTAACTACGCCATCTTCGAGCATACCAAAGGCATATACGACCCCAAAACTAAGCTTCATTACGATAACATGTTCGATGCTATGGTCGATGCTTCTTATGCTGCTCTCGAAAAAGCTGGCTTCCCAAAAGTGCAG GTCATTGTTTCGGAGACAGGGTGGGCATCAAAAGGCGACCCAGATGAAGCCGGAGCATCGGTGAAGAACGCGAGAACATACAATCGGAATCTTAAAAAACGACTAAAGAAGAGAAAAGGCACACCGTACAGACCAAACATGGCGGTGAAAGCTTACGTGTTTGCTCTATTCAACGAGAATCTGAAGCCGGGTCCCACTTCCGAGAGGAACTTTGGTCTTTTCAAACCCGACGGTAGTATTGCCTACGACATTGGTTTCAAGGGACTCAAGGACTCTTCTGCCACACGGTGTGGGTTTGGGACGTCCTTGAACGCTCTTGTTTCCGCTTGTGTtgttatgtttcttcttcttcaccgttTCGTGTGA
- the LOC106380803 gene encoding uncharacterized protein LOC106380803, which yields MATALFNTTTTRSSNLYLLHHSILPRLHFRRRSISLLVTPRRLRRIAVAGPDPPPPENTTQLEGLVGAVTRVQDRVKIFLAVLFWMSLFFWVTVTDGRGKGGKGKKGSRFK from the exons ATGGCGACGGCTTTGTTCAACACGACCACCACACGCTCCTCTAACCTCTACCTCCTCCACCACTCCATTCTTCCGCGGCTTCACTTTCGCCGTCGAAGTATCTCCTTACTCGTGACTCCTCGCCGCCTACGCCGCATCGCCGTCGCTGGTCCTGATCCGCCTCCGCCTGAGAACACCACTCAGCTCGAAG GTCTTGTGGGAGCTGTGACAAGGGTTCAAGACCGTGTAAAGATCTTCCTCGCAGTGCTGTTTTGGATGTCTCTCTTCTTCTGGGTTACTGTGACCGATGGGAGGGGTAAAGGAGGAAAAGGGAAGAAGGGTTCACGTTTCAAATAA
- the LOC106380793 gene encoding uncharacterized protein LOC106380793: MHMSYMLGCSNGTVAIATAMVFSSTALFLATARQFYGNQTSQVRDQTPPPPLLRSCLSSSEAMKKHRSKKKKVRFAENVKDTKGNGKEYRQRRELSRRIVHESVTQPGKTGSVCGISTMPANRMALYNGILRDRSHRTQCSY, translated from the exons ATGCACATGTCTTATATGTTGGGTTGTTCTAATGGCACCGTGGCGATCGCCACCGCCATGGTTTTCTCAAGCACTGCTCTGTTTCTCGCCACGGCTCGTCAGTTCTATGGGAATCAAACCTCGCAGGTTCGTGATCAgactccaccaccaccactcctCCGTTCTTGTCTATCTTCTTCAG AGGCAATGAAGAAACATAggagtaagaagaagaaagttagGTTCGCGGAGAATGTGAAAGATACGAAAGGGAACGGGAAAGAGTACCGGCAGAGGAGGGAGTTGAGTCGGAGAATAGTACATGAGTCAGTGACTCAACCGGGGAAAACCGGTTCGGTTTGTGGAATATCCACGATGCCAGCGAACCGGATGGCTCTGTACAATGGGATTCTCAGAGACCGATCTCACAGAACTCAATGTTCTTATTGA